The DNA sequence CTCCAAATAAAATGAACTTATTCAATTTTAGTTATctctgattaggaaattttgtgcaATCTGTATGTATATCAACCGTTCAGACGATCAGAGTTACAAATGCACCTcatgaaattgaataattcTGATTTTTCCTTGATATCTATTAGCATAAGTAGAAGCATTTCCCAAATGAGCTTGCGTATGTTTATCCTGAAATATTGCTGGCCTACCATCGTTTTAGAAAAGTTTGAGTAAACAATATTACCTGATTGTGGTAATGCAAAGTATTGGCAGTGTGGGAGTGAAATTGGATAATATGATATTTTGCTTTGCTTTTATTCGTTAGTCCTTTTGGAAACACTTACTGACATTATTTAAGACTTTAAAAAGCCGGTAATTGACAGAATGAGAATTTCTAATTGTCGTTGAGGCGGAAGAAACTTAGATCTCACCAAGATCAGGTTCAGCCTGAGTAAATGTAAAATGGGTCcgggtttcacaaaactatctaaGATCTGGCTTTATTAAAACCTTTCTTAACATGTAAGTAATACATGTGTGTTgtacatgaaaatgtttttatttatgaacacaaaaatatttaagaaattttcatttttgaaaatacatgaaggcaTGAACAGCGAAGCTTCGGAACTGTGCAATTAGAGACTgagaagcgttgcagttcacgCCCTCAGGCATTTTTAATACCGAAATTCATTTTTCCCTATTTATTGTGAAATACCCTAAAGTATGGAGTTGGCGTCATGAGCTGCAAATTTTCAACGGCTTGTTTTAACTTTCGTCCAATCAGAACGTAGCAGGCGGAGCCAAGACATTAGCGCTGTCGCGTGAATAAAGCAGCTGTAGCGGTTGTCGCGGTTGGGTTAAATTTCTGTCAGAGTTCCCAGCCGTAAAAAGAGGTACAATATTTATCAAGGTCACATTGTTCATATCTGCATGGCATTCACGAGGAACATTACAGTTGGTAAATACATCAAAGTCAAAAtagtggaaatgtaaatataattgaTTTTCAATCGAGTCGACTCTACAATGTTACATATTGTATAATACCTTCTGATTGATGCAAAttattatcatacatgtaccaattcgAAACATTGAATAAATTTCTAGAAATCAGAACGATTTTTcttaaccccttctctaccgtaccggtcaatttaaccggtggcgcgtaaaaacagggcaacgcaaaaggagtgcctctaaatctttgaaactatggtcataagatatatgatctatatattatatttttgacaatttcctctattttttgactatgtaaaaatcaataaagtaagtaaagccattaaattaaaaaaagcatttaaagtgaaggatggcttcgtctaaatatgacgcaacgctttttcGAAAGGTTATTTTCCCCctcgatgattttttttttattttccttatgaattcaatattttttatatttttgaaaagcatatattccctgctttcagaagatataaaaattatttttaatgcctggcaaagttataagaaaatagcaattttttgcacatgtacgttttcttacgattttatttctcaatgtttaaacatatccgcgttttacctatatttatatatggaaatagggaaaagtaaatacagcctgtaaaagtagaggaaatttccattttgataggcccttattcgtgttataattctcggtagtttttatattacgataaaatgaaattgggacatgctgcgcggttttctttaaaattagcgacaaaacgtcgtcgctaaaaacgatcgacgcgcgtcgcacaataaagtggtgaaaactataaaaattgtattgtcctcttttagtaaattcaataccttttgatacactaaaacaatatacacatatgtatgaaataatcagccaggtattctctgcttttttaaaaaagcataaaaCGAATATTGGTAgataacagttacacaacctacctatgtaacttcataaaaccaGGGGCCTATATACcggttagtatataggtccctgttaaaacacctattgagaatgttacatcggcagagtaaatttaaaaaaaaaagataaataaaatacttcaatttcagatataaacgttatatttgttcggaatagtaataatTTCCCCCctgccaaacaaataaaactaaaaagaagTTCGCATATAGCCTATAGGCctatagttttatttttccgtgatcggGATCGTGGGGcccgcggggttttctgaaagtgtacacggggaacacacgtgtttctgtttcaacgaaaacaacacagcttcactGTCACAGCGAAgtcttgtattttacatctttaaaacgacctgatgtcagaagaagatgCCGTGGAATTCCTGtagcaggatgacccaaacgatcatgcattcagtataaacacgtacatgtaagttgatgtagccacataggccgactagaaaaaaaatgcagttttgttatctatgaaaaattcacgattaacgcgatttgatgccataatttgtcgtttcatgaaagaaaatatttatattttatgatatctaaaccaagtgaataacacccaattgtttattaagagctgaCATCATTTAATCTGTCTTGGTCCGGCATTAATCCGTCTGATTAACACACCCCCCCCTTTCCAGAATTCTCTCCTTACCTGACATGCGAGTGTAAGAAGTGGGTGGATTTAGTGTACAATGAGAAGGGGGATGGTGTGGTTTTAATCAAACTGGGCATTCATGGCCGCTGGTGAGAGAACtattttccaggatttttccatgtttattaaaagtaatctttctatgaaaagaaaacacaatctgttaggaaaacatattacgtcattgtaatgatagaatttattatcataatttgaattattttcttcatattgtaacagaaatataaacgaaatgtgtgtttgggccgaaatgggggggggggggtgggtgcgTAACATCtaagtctgattatgacaggctaatgaaaaatcatatagatttctcttttatccaaatgcatgtattttatatacactaagtagcttatgaccataaattacatgtgatccatacgtgctggtactggtatgctatgagctatgatcttgcctagattttctctaatttcgactaaatccacaccccatcagagtaccatgcaagggaatttagacactgtgtaccatgaagaaccaattcaattctacttttatatctggggtcaCATATTTTCCCTCACAGttgcagtattttcgctggaccctgtaggttttaacctgaatttcttcagtacccccccccccccccccatgtatatGCTTGGCATAATGCTGACACCTACATCATgcatatcttctttttttttcattacgcacTCTGCTATACTTGCAGTGTATAATAAtatattccattcatttctaacacatgtacgtACGCAATCCCCTaccaaatgtcacttcaaatacaggacatctctatctttaaataaatttgagctgtacttaagtgcgaaactgtcccttgctaccatgaaacttatattttgctttaaaacataaaccaacaattcttaattgtaatttcttttcatctttaaaaagggtattgacatcccaatatttagtgggaagttccCAGGTATAGTCCGCTAGTGACAGTCTGCTGACAAATCCAGACGatggaaggatgctgatgtgaaggacacagggacacctgatccaagaactgtggcatttcattcagAGTGACAACCTGACATATCTTTGGCCCTttttgttcgccatctttttgcttgTTGTACACTTTGGAACAAGTTTCCAAGGTCTGTATTTTAACTagtcattgtttgttatttgtgataatcatgtatggggaaaatcaggacagatgtgttgaaatcctatgtaattacattgtatgtatctaCTGATTTTCCCCTGTTTGAACTGGTCAGTACCatatttatttgtgaaattatctaTATGGGGGAAATCAGAAATGATGGGTTGATATATTTTGCAAGATTATGACAGTGTTCGTGGATCGCTGATTTCCCCCCTTCTTTGTATGAACCTTTATCTTCGTCATTTGTTGtctaaaataaatgacatatttcattctcatacagttttacagtgttgatttttaaagcaaaaacaagCTTCGGTGAGCTGTCCTCTTGAAAAGGAAATAGTATGAgacataaaatatctatatattatttatattagttaGTACCGGGTAATCCGTATTGTACCTCTGAACATTAAACCCCGTCGGGAACCCCTATTCAACATTAGCACAGTTTGTATctgaaccaatgaaaacttgtGTATAGATCACGTGTCTACTTCTGTTGGAAAGTCTTGTAAAAAGCGTGTTGAAATTTGAGAAATCCAGTAACCCACCACCTCCCCATCTTAAATCCcacctatatatataaaaatgtagcTTAATTATTCGTCATCTTATTGTAGCCCTttttgttcgccatctttttgttttgttttgttatttgtgataatcatgtatggggaaaatcaggacagatgtgttgaaatcctatgtaattacattgtatgtatctaCTGATTTTCCCCTGTTTGAACTGGTCAGTACCatatttatttgtgaaattatctaTATGGGGGAAATCAGAAATGATGCCTGacattcagttggtatgactctttgaagttgaatatagggttaaatctatacatttggttaacaataaataatattaaataaatccagataatattcacaaatggaatcatggcatCATGACACAATGAAATGCGTGTTTTACTGGCTTTTTTTTACTGCATTATTAGgtatcacatacatacaaaaagagacaaaaaatgaaaaatcattattctgtttttaattataaggtatgacaagttttctaaatgctgacaaaaaaggtatAGTGGCCaaaactgattttatttgcaaattcctttcagatatgggacccgattattcagagaactgcagattttaggaagctgtttttgacagaagatttgggtTTCTCCATCTGTATTGCCACCAACCATTgtgctgagatggtcatatctagggggaaggattgtcattatgcttcccaaggaagttcgcATTCTCTCACAGAAGAGGaattgtacaggtattactagttttaaagtaccgatattgtgacagtgattaTCAGTTaaaaacgaataataaaatgcataataaaaaacaacaattatgtaaataattgcATTTATGTGTTGAatgctgttttttttttgcatgtaaATGTTAGTAAGTTAATATactttttgtattgtttgtaacTCTGTGGCtttgatttttctttatatGTAATGTTACTGGTCTTCTCCCAGGCCTTGCAGGTGTCAGGTGCCATATTATGTAATTTTCCCAGTTCTGCAGTTGCGGCAGACTTGTTACGCAATTCCGAAATTTTCCATGGCCAAATCTTACCCCTTTGTGTGATACCAGccaatcaaaatttattatcGTTGTCACGTGTTCTGATGCCGTCGGTAACTGACCAGTCAGCCTTGGGTCATTCTCGCTTCATCGAAGCTATTGATAGCATCAAAAAATTTGGCACAGTAATTGAATAAAACAAATTGATCTTAAACGATTTCTGGGAAATCGGCGTCATAATCATTGTAAGTGCTTTGCAACGCATTATTGTGGTTTTCAGTGATTGCGATCGACTATCATTTTGAGCTGGTTCCGGTCGGGGTACAACAATGAACGCAATAGACGTGTGTGTGGTAGGACATTCTTATATCCGAAGACTCAAGGAGTATTGTGCGCGAACAGGGACTGGAAATTTGGATTTGGACCCATGTGCATTTAATATCACTTTCAGAGGCAAAGGAGGACTGAAATCGAGGAGATGTGATTCGCGCTCCGAACTTCTATGTTTTGACATTGTCCCTGATATTGTGTTCTTGCAAATCGGCGAGAATGATATTGCTGCAACTACGAACAGTAAGAAATTAGCTGAGGATATAATTTCAATCGCGCAATATCTTTGTGATGGAGTCGGGGTCAGATTAGTCATCATTGGCCAGTTGATTCGCCGCATGCAATTTGCGTCATGTAGATACTTTAATATCACGGTGATAGAGACGAATCAACATTTGAAACAGCTAAGTGACCCCCTGTGTAGTATCCATTACTGGAGTCATAGAGGGTTTTGGAATGACCTGCATTATCTCGGCCCAGATGGTGTCCATTTGCTCTGTACCCCCGACGAGGACCAGCCCATGAGAAAATATCGCCGCAGTATCAGGAATGCGGTGATACTGCTTTCAAAACTTATAAGGCCAGTATAATCTATAACCATGATATGTTTGCCTTGCATATGTTCGAAATTTTGGACATCTAGACAATTTCAATTTCACTTTGGTAGTGCAAATATACActattatattgaaattcatactgtactCATTGAAGCAATTTATAGAgatgtatagatatattttttcagagtAGCTATGAAGGAAACAAACACTTGATTCTACACATAAGCAAAACAGATAATAGAATATCTATTAGTCAAAGTATGTTGTTATGGCCCTATGTTatatgtcatttattcaaatgacgcaaataaggaaaaatatatacataatataataagGGGATCAGACCAAAAACTATTCACACAATACATAATGACATATCAATCTGCTGATCCCCTAAATTTACGGAAGAAcaatatatgcaaaaattataaaattgattagGTCTACAGCGAAAAGATGGCAcatcaaaaatatgaaatatgtcatttattcaaatgacgcaaataaggaaaaatatatacacaatataataAGGGGATCAGACCAAAAACTATTCACACAATACATAATGACATATCAATCTGCTGATCCCCTAAATTTACGGAAGAAcaatatatgcaaaaattataaaattgattagGTCTACAGCGAAAAGATGGCACATCAAAAATACAAAGGCCATAACATATCTTAAAACATATCAATGCAAGTAAGGTAGGAAAAGATGGGGTGGTGGTGGGTGTGCCAAATTTTTTGATGCTATCAATAGCTTCGATGAAGCGAGAATGACCCAAGGCTGACTGGTCAGTTACCGACGGCATCAGAACACGTGACAACgataataaattttgattggCTGTTATCACACAAAGGGGTAAGATTTGGCCATGAAAAATTTCGGAATTGCGTAACAAGTCTGCCGCAACTGCAGAACTGGGAAAATTACATAATATGGCACCTGACACCTGCAAGGCCTGGGAGAAGACCAGTAACATTACatataaagaaaaatcaaaGCCACAGAgttacaaacaatacaaaaagtATATTAACTTACTAACATTTACATGCAAAAAAAACAGCATTCAACACATAAATgcaattatttacataattgttGTTTTATGTTTCCTCATGCTGCACAAACTCACCGCAGCTCCGTTTTTGCTGAGTTTAGATCAATAACATCAACACCACTGTAGagatgaaatatgtcatttattcaaatgacgcaaataaggaaaaatatatacataatataataagGGGATCAGACCAAAAACTATTCACACAATACATAATGACATATCAATCTGCTGATCCCCTAAATTTACGGAAGAACAATAtattcaaaaattataaaattgattagGTCTACAGCGAAAAGATGGCACATCAAAAATACAAAGGCCACCAAATGTGAGCGGCCAAACAGACTCTACAGTGGTGTTGATGTTATTGATCTAAACTCAGCAAAAACGGAGCTGCGGTGAGTTTGTGCAGCATGAGGAAACATAAAGATTAtctctaccaaaattaatcttgctgtgcgtctaacacatttattagatgtgtactacaattacctctgataaaatttcataagtaattaatgtATACTAgtaattttcagagggccttgactatagaaaacatttacagagccaattgagcattcaaaagctctgacaatacattagtatttagggctaagtattaagaaattctttttttccagatttttgtgcattatcttatacatatttgctgtgaagttccagtcgatagacagatattggtcaatgcatgtccctatcggaacaacccagtacagtgtatcaggaatgatgtctagaaataagttttaagaggttgaatataagaacatttttgttaaatatgatgcaagtacatttaaatctagtgattgaaagtaagtacttgaacattcgtatacgtTGAACTTGCAGAGGAAAAACGggtagtactttttgataacatttgataaggtgctGTAACtgctgttgcttagcaaccaaatatatttgaatgcaaaaaattaaattattttagattaacaataaagatctttgttttaatgttgcaatatttattctatttagtggaacataatggcaagacgtcatattattagaaaatgatggatatgtacaatgtatataaagtacaaagtttccattttatgacctttgaccttaattctcttcatcatattttttcttAAGGTAgagacggatagcaaccacgtgatcagtaaaaatcgtgtatttGCACGTGAATTTGTTTTCCGGAATTCCGTACACCGTcatagagtagttgaaaaacataaaggggttccgaaagtacaagttgttgctgtgactgactcgatGATTGAGGgggtcgtctcgacgaaagataGAGACAGTtggccatagtttagattaggaatacgtcaatgtaataatagtggaccaaatgtttcgtccgtgcagaatggcactttttacctcacgaccatgcatagctgcgctacgtaaacaattttacaaagttgttgatgtagcgtgatcgtgatgtccgactccgagtgctgcgagtttcaatactgtttatgtagtcattgagagtttaaacaaagtttcttctgagaagagggattcgatggatgcattcaacgtggacaacgagattataatttcgtttggtaagtgaaaaaatatggcaaattaaatttgtattcaacccacttttcctctgctatttcacaacgtgattttataataacatctataaacACACAACTTGGAgatgtttcattttctttgcatttatgtattccatatgtgcccaaaatataactcctacatgctcatgtaattgtaaatgaatatcatgtatatgccacattttaaaaaaatagggctctcccaagtttgggggggggggtatacatgatagtacttataatatcttgaaatttcattgacctaagagatatatcaaatctggggtttcatgtttcaCACAAGCATGCAAGTCtacaatttaaaatattaatattttgtaaaatcacaagccccctcataggcaaatgtatgtattgtatgaacataagatatgtatgtccttctcttgacccacacttGGTAAAGGAAACATgtctgataaatctagagttgacttgttttgatattattagaatgaactggTAGTTTATcatatgaaaacatatctgtcatctcatattgcaatatgataatcatgatgtttattcacctcattaagggggggggtgtatggggtatgtacagtttaaatagaagTTAGCTATACGAATATAaagtaaataacaatcattcagatgtactactactgcaagagttcacattgctgcactgcacacatttaacatagtgttacatatgtaatactgatttcagacaagattttaaaaattaacataataaatgtaattttcaatatatcagtattttaaagttcactgaagatgcattgagacacacaattttaaaattgacattgtctgacacagtataattaatgattaatactgactgtgcaaatattaattatgatgattttttccCTAAGTGtcatcctaaggaccagtgcaagttgaaatgggcttcgagtcaacaacttcaacagcaatttgccttgaaaatcagcaagaaaggtACAGTATTTTCTAAGatagaattttttattttaacaccagacatttgtaaagacaattcttagtatattaaataatcatattcatctcttttttttcaatatttgaatataaaaaatatattttaacaggtacttcatttacattgatgatgtcatatcccctggaccccacaactttacaggttacagagaaaattcaagaacttctgcacAATGTGGAActtggatagaatcaataatgtatttgtgagaaagacaataatattgcataaatGTAGATgaagtgtcattgttgattattctaagtttttgatatatcaaaatcagtaaacatttctaaatcaaaataaaataccaattttatatcttttaatcaatgtgtttgaatttctcattttctactaccccccccccccaacacattCAGTGCATATATACCGTGAACTGGGAGAAATTAGGGGGGAGGCAACCGGCGCgagcccccctaaaattttcaagattaaggtaaatcgtggtatgttgtttagaaaaatgtatacgataaaagaagcaataatttcctccaatctcggagaaataaatgtctgacaaaacgttttgatttattgaattacttttagacccctgcctcatacagtccgttccccccccccccccccccccgattacAGTTCCCAatccgcccctgaaatagcttatagaaaccttcttattgtcatgttcaattCTCAGAGGTAATTTGGGATCGAATGCTTAAACATTTTAAGTTACTAAAAagtcagtagtttatctctgctggctaAATCCTTCTTCTCAATGCGCCGAGTGCAATTCAtgatgtctatgttcctgctcattctttctcctccataccatgcagtatattaaaggggttgggatgt is a window from the Ostrea edulis chromosome 5, xbOstEdul1.1, whole genome shotgun sequence genome containing:
- the LOC125676148 gene encoding uncharacterized protein LOC125676148 → MNAIDVCVVGHSYIRRLKEYCARTGTGNLDLDPCAFNITFRGKGGLKSRRCDSRSELLCFDIVPDIVFLQIGENDIAATTNSKKLAEDIISIAQYLCDGVGVRLVIIGQLIRRMQFASCRYFNITVIETNQHLKQLSDPLCSIHYWSHRGFWNDLHYLGPDGVHLLCTPDEDQPMRKYRRSIRNAVILLSKLIRPV